A region from the Dysidea avara chromosome 15, odDysAvar1.4, whole genome shotgun sequence genome encodes:
- the LOC136245792 gene encoding uncharacterized protein translates to MFFPSATFFACCNRLICTVPSCRWATHERFRKTGCRRLLKPGQRCNAPLVSASDLPFLICDQSESQSPTSPSPLSLAFSTSIPSDPLELALLSASACSFVGPLHLESEALSVVMNYVMTCPVSTVVHIPRGVRSLLARVLSTEFRNAISSVWGFMRLFLFAKLALRMPPLRQHRRRFILASVLLDRLHLWSQPDGLYNLWKALQDDLHVSRSSHCIQSSKHNISPALFWAREGRYSNAVQSLTSTGVADKNDDLAFQELLQRHPVSDPPSCSAPKTASLVVDESAVLICLKGFPRGTSPGASGLRAQHLLDAVSGHTAPSAELCLTTLTHLMNFLLSGKASPLLAPWLCGAPLTALLKKNGGVRPIAVGEILCRLASRLCCQFARPFLSDFFLPYGQVGVGIPGGLEAAIHAVRHSLSQFGNDESLALLKVDMKNAFNECNRSAFLDGVCKEFPEISPWVYWCYSQPAELRFGHRRILASTGVQQGDPLGPLLFSLVLVQFLRSISFSETYLLNLWYLDDGTFIGTRSCLRTLLSHFTELGPSFGLYINLSKCELYWPSGDSSFPNFHPAIKRINPKNSGLELLGSPIWGPPQFFDAFLSVQFDTIVAIQDKLVDLEDPQVELHLLRSCLSVCKVTYLLHCVPSSSLGSFPSHFDLRLRECLSRILCCGISDSSWTQATLPFRLGGLGLRESERSAAPAFVGSCNSSRILVSRLVETFDVFMPFPGEDCSLAFFEGMSVSVLQNSSQTDLQAILDDSLFKQLVSSSTIRDQVRLRALSHSSGTSSGWLKALPQPALGLAISPHDFTIALRLWLGIPLFPSLPLCTCLSVIDQFGDHLLGCSHGPLRIQCHNALVSVVHHALLQDHPGVLREQGIPSDRSRPGDIYHPDFHLGRPAYYDLSVRSTTQSAVISSASSQAGVAAAVGEIAKDNQYQDIVNDNGGDFIPLVCETFGVWSPYALSILGSIADRTTVRNGLPRKFARRQLLQQLSVTLWRYNAKMILRQYSLTAEDEFPDFDIG, encoded by the coding sequence ATGTTTTTTCCATCTGCGACTTTCTTTGCTTGCTGTAACCGTCTTATTTGCACTGTTCCCTCCTGCCGTTGGGCTACTCATGAACGTTTTCGTAAGACAGGCTGCAGACGTTTACTTAAGCCTGGTCAGCGCTGTAATGCTCCATTAGTTTCTGCTTCTGATCTTCCTTTCTTAATTTGTGATCAGTCTGAAAGTCAGTCTCCCACTTCTCCTTCACCACTTTCCTTAGCTTTCTCCACCAGTATTCCTTCTGATCCTTTAGAGTTAGCCCTTCTGTCAGCTTCTGCATGTTCTTTTGTTGGCCCTCTTCATCTTGAGTCTGAGGCTCTTTCTGTAGTGATGAATTATGTTATGACCTGTCCTGTCTCAACTGTTGTTCACATTCCCCGTGGTGTTCGTTCTTTGCTAGCTAGAGTCTTGTCTACCGAGTTTCGAAATGCAATTTCTTCAGTCTGGGGCTTTATGCGTCTTTTTCTGTTTGCTAAACTGGCACTACGTATGCCTCCACTTCGTCAGCACCGCCGTCGTTTTATTTTAGCTTCTGTTTTGCTAGACCGCCTTCATCTTTGGTCTCAGCCCGATGGTTTGTATAATCTTTGGAaagctctacaagatgatttacaTGTCTCTCGCTCCAGTCACTGTATTCAGTCTTCAAAACACAATATTTCTCCAGCTTTGTTCTGGGCTCGGGAAGgtaggtacagtaatgctgtacagTCTCTTACTTCTACTGGTGTGGCTGATAAGAATGATGATTTGGCATTTCAAGAGTTGCTTCAGCGACATCCTGTCTCTGATCCACCTTCTTGTTCGGCCCCCAAGACTGCTTCTTTAGTTGTAGATGAATCTGCTGTATTAATATGTTTGAAGGGTTTTCCTCGTGGTACCAGTCCTGGTGCCTCTGGTTTACGGGCACAACACCTTCTTGATGCAGTCAGTGGCCACACTGCACCTTCTGCTGAACTTTGCCTTACCACCCTCACTCATCTGATGAACTTTTTGCTTTCTGGAAAAGCTTCCCCATTGCTTGCCCCTTGGTTGTGTGGTGCCCCTTTAACAGCTCTTCTGAAAAAGAACGGGGGTGTCCGCCctattgcagttggtgaaattcTTTGTCGCCTTGCCAGTCGTCTGTGCTGTCAGTTTGCTCGTCCCTTTCTCTCTGACTTTTTCCTACCTTATGGTCAAGTGGGTGTTGGTATCCCAGGTGGTCTTGAGGCAGCTATCCATGCTGTCCGTCATTCTCTTTCCCAATTTGGCAATGATGAATCTCTAGCTCTACTCAAAGtagacatgaagaatgcatttaaTGAATGTAATCGCTCAGCTTTTCTTGATGGTGTGTGTAAAGAGTTTCCAGAGATTTCCCCCTGGGTGTATTGGTGCTACAGTCAACCTGCTGAGCTGAGGTTTGGCCACAGGCGTATTCTTGCTTCCACAGGTGTCCAACAGGGAGATCCTCTTGGTcccttacttttttctttggtgtTGGTGCAATTTCTTCGTTCCATCTCTTTTAGTGAAACATATCTTCTTAAcctgtggtatttagatgatggcacATTTATAGGTACTAGATCTTGTCTTCGCACATTACTTTCACATTTTACTGAGTTGGGTCCCAGTTTTGGTCTTTACATCAATCTATCCAAGTGTGAACTATACTGGCCTTCTGGTGACAGTTCTTTTCCTAACTTTCATCCTGCCATCAAGCGTATCAACCCCAAGAACAGTGGTTTGGAGCTTCTTGGATCTCCTATTTGGGGACCTCCACAGTTTTTCGATGCCTTTTTATCTGTTCAATTTGATACAATAGTTGCAATTCAGGATAAATTGGTTGACCTCGAGGACCCTCAAGTAGAATTGCATCTGCTTAGGAGCTGTCTTAGCGTTTGCAAGGTCACTTACCTTTTACATTGTGTGCCATCTTCCTCTTTGGGTTCCTTTCCCTCACATTTTGACCTTAGGTTGAGAGAATGCCTTAGTAGAATCTTGTGTTGTggaatttctgatagtagttggacacaagccaccttgccatttaggttaggaggcttgggcctacgtgaatctgagcgttctgctgctcctgcatttgtggggtcctgtaattcttcccgtattttagtgtcgcgtttagtggaaacttttgatgtttttatgccatttcccggggaggattgttccctcgctttcttcgaaggtatgtctgtttctgtgttgcaaaactcctctcaaactgaccttcaagccattttagatgattcactttttaaacagcttgtaagcagttccacCATTCGTGATCAAGTACGTCtgcgtgctttatcacattcttctggcaccagcagtggttggcttaaagcacttccacagcctgctttgggtctagctatttctcctcacgattttactatagctttacgtttgtggcttggcattcctttgttcccttctttaccactctgtacttgtctatctgtcattgaccagtttggtgatcatctgctggggtgctctcatggtcccttgaggatccagtgtcataatgctttagtgtctgttgtacaccatgccttgctccaagatcaccctggtgttcttagggagcaaggcattccatctgaccgatctcgtcctggcgacatataccaccctgactttcatcttggtcgaCCTGCCTATTATGATCTCTctgtcaggagtaccactcagtctgctgtcatatcttctgcttcttctcaggctggggtggccgctgctgttggtgagatagctaaggacaaccaataccaggacattgtaaatgataatggaggagattttatccctcttgtatgtgagacctttggtgtttggtcaccatatgccctatcaattttaggatccatagctgacagaacaactgttagaaacggtttacctagaaagtttgctaggcgccaacttctccagcaactgtctgtgactttgtggaggtacaatgcaaaaatgatactccgccagtattcacttactgctgaggacgaatttcctgactttgacattggttaa